One region of Salinibacterium sp. TMP30 genomic DNA includes:
- a CDS encoding TrmH family RNA methyltransferase — protein sequence MTEPNPSVELSTNGVGPWQGEMPTDPHFDPALLERGDSRNVIDRYRYWTMEAIVADLDVTRHPFHVAIENWQHDMNIGSIVRSANAFGADTVHIIGRRRWNKRGAMVTDRYQHVLHHPDVAAFVEWTAANDLPIIAIDNVPGSVIIETFDMPQRCVLLFGQEGPGLSPEAIEAAADVVEISQFGSTRSINASAAAAVAMHNWITQHVRFST from the coding sequence GTGACTGAACCGAACCCCAGCGTCGAGCTGTCGACCAACGGGGTGGGGCCGTGGCAGGGCGAAATGCCCACCGATCCCCACTTTGATCCTGCGCTGCTCGAACGTGGCGATAGCCGCAACGTTATCGACCGGTATCGCTACTGGACGATGGAAGCCATCGTTGCCGATCTCGACGTGACGCGGCATCCATTCCATGTTGCTATTGAGAACTGGCAGCACGACATGAACATCGGCTCCATCGTGCGCAGCGCCAACGCGTTCGGTGCCGACACCGTGCACATCATTGGGCGTCGGCGGTGGAACAAACGCGGCGCCATGGTCACTGACCGCTACCAGCACGTGCTTCATCATCCGGATGTTGCGGCCTTCGTCGAGTGGACCGCCGCCAACGACCTGCCCATCATCGCAATCGACAATGTGCCCGGTAGTGTCATCATCGAGACCTTCGATATGCCCCAGCGGTGCGTGCTGCTGTTCGGTCAAGAGGGGCCCGGACTGTCGCCCGAAGCCATCGAAGCGGCGGCGGATGTTGTGGAAATCAGCCAGTTCGGTTCGACACGGTCGATCAATGCTTCAGCCGCGGCCGCCGTTGCGATGCACAACTGGATTACCCAGCACGTCCGCTTCTCGACATAG